The Microcaecilia unicolor chromosome 6, aMicUni1.1, whole genome shotgun sequence genome includes a window with the following:
- the PDE6G gene encoding retinal rod rhodopsin-sensitive cGMP 3',5'-cyclic phosphodiesterase subunit gamma, which yields MNLEPIKPEIKPATRVTGGPATPRKGPPKFKQRQTRQFKSKPPKKGVQGFGDDIPGMEGLGTDITVICPWEAFSHLELHELAQYGII from the exons ATGAATCTGGAGCCAATCAAGCCTGAAATCAAACCTGCCACCAGGGTCACTGGCGGACCTGCCACCCCaagaaaagggccccccaaattCAAACAACGACAGACCAGACAGTTTAAGAGCAAGCCACCAAAGAAGGGGGTGCAAGG GTTTGGAGATGACATTCCTGGAATGGAGGGCCTAGGGACAG ATATCACAGTGATCTGCCCATGGGAAGCCTTCAGCCACTTGGAGCTCCATGAACTGGCACAGTATGGCATAATCTAA
- the TSPAN10 gene encoding tetraspanin-10, which yields MDSASIGKATKARKTQKRNLSTNHQNYRRIVGLNCCIKYVLFFSNFLFTVMGLLLLGVGVWGLIDKESLISEKIGHLGTDPMLIFVLIGLTTGTVAFSGCIGALRGNACLLKFFAISVITLMILEVITGIILYTMKNQIKDFLEDTLLVAVKLYQEDADLRFIIDEIQQGAECCGVKSYEDWKINLYFNCTSLGVQACGVPSSCCIDPLENGTIPNSQCGFGTLTMDTVVAQNIVYLDGCMPQIIKWFRMSMGLASSSMAILLTAELISLLFATKLLKDFELIKTLG from the exons ATGGACAGCGCCTCCATTGGCAAAGCAACCAAAGCGCGGAAGACACAGAAACGGAACCTTTCAACTAATCACCAAAACTATCGTCGGATTGTCGGTTTAAACTGCTGCATTAAGTATGTCTTATTCTTTTCTAATTTCTTGTTCACTGTCATGGGACTCTTGCTCTTAGGCGTTGGGGTTTGGGGTCTCATAGACAAGGAATCTCTGATCTCTGAGAAGATAGGTCACCTGGGCACTGATCCAATGCTGATCTTTGTACTTATCGGTCTTACAACTGGCACTGTGGCCTTTTCAGGCTGTATCGGGGCTCTCAGAGGAAATGCTTGCCTCCTGAAATTTTTCGCAATATCAGTTATTACCCTTATGATCCTAGAGGTTATAACCGGAATAATATTGTATACCATGAAAAATCAGATTAAGGATTTTCTAGAAGACACTCTTCTGGTGGCTGTCAAATTGTATCAGGAGGACGCCGATCTGAGGTTTATTATAGATGAAATCCAGCAGGGTGCAGAATGTTGTGGAGTAAAGTCGTATGAAGACTGGAAAATAAATTT GTATTTCAATTGCACTTCCCTGGGGGTCCAGGCCTGTGGTGTTCCTTCCTCCTGTTGTATCGACCCTCTGGAAAATGGGACCATCCCAAATTCACAGTGTGGCTTTGGAACTCTCACCATGGACACGGTAGTAGCTCAGAACATCGTTTACCTCGATGGGTGTATGCCACAGATAATCAAATGGTTTCGCATGAGCATGGGGCTGGCTAGTTCTTCCATGGCAATTCTTCTGACTGCTGAATTAATTAGTCTTCTGTTTGCAACAAAACTTCTGAAAGACTTTGAACTGATTAAAACTTTGGGGTAA